The stretch of DNA GACCGGGAATGGTCGTGAGCTGGAGGGTTCCGACCACCCGCCCCTCCCGTACGGCGACGATCACCTGCTGGTGCGGGTCGGCGTCCAGCTGCTCGAAGGCGGCGAGGTACGGCGAGAGGTCGTCCGGGGATTCGCGCCGCGCACCCAGCGGGTCGTCGGCCAGCATCTCGACGATGGCGCGAAGGTCGTCGACCGTGGCTGCTCGTATCTCAAGATCTCCCATGGCGGATGAGCCTACGGCGTGGTGCGGCCCCCGCGGTCAAGCGGGCACGCGCACGGATTCGACCGCCCTGACCAGGGGCGCCAGTTCCTGGTCCTTCGCGGCCTGGTCGAGGGCGTCGCGCAGCGCGGCGTCGTTGGTGGGTCTGGCCGCTTCGAGCAGCGCCCTGCCGGACTCGCTGACGTCCGTGTAGATACCGCGCCTGTCGGTGGGGCAGAGGTAGCGGGCGAGGAGCCCCCGGTCCTCAAGCCGGGTGACGAGCCGGGTGGTGGCGCTCTGGCTGAGTACGACGGCGTCGGCCACCTGGCGCATCTGGAGATGACCGCCGTCGCCGTCGTGCTGGCGGCTGAGGACATCGAGCAGCGAGTACTCGCGCACGCTGAGTCCGTGCTCGGACTGGAGGGCGCGTTCGATACGCGACTCGATCCGGCCGTGCAGCAGGGAGAGGGCGCACCACCCTTGTGCGAGGGCGGTCAGCGCGGGGTCGGTCGCGGTCATGGCTCTACTCCTCCTCCGCCCCTGGAGGGGCCGATGTCCCTGACCTGGGACCGGCCCCGTGTGAGGGGACTGGCTCACCAGCGTAGGTCATAAATGCAATATACGGCGGGTGCAACTATTCCGCGCCTGCAATTATTCCGATGCCATCAGGGGCGGAGGGCGGTGCGCTTCCGTGCTCAGGTCGCCGCAGTGGTCAGGGGGGCGAATCTGCGCGTCCAGTCGCCCGGCAGATCGGCGATACCGCGGCACATGAGGGCACTCTCCAGGACGGTGCGCAGGCCGTGGCTGCTCAGCCAC from Streptomyces tsukubensis encodes:
- a CDS encoding MarR family winged helix-turn-helix transcriptional regulator → MTATDPALTALAQGWCALSLLHGRIESRIERALQSEHGLSVREYSLLDVLSRQHDGDGGHLQMRQVADAVVLSQSATTRLVTRLEDRGLLARYLCPTDRRGIYTDVSESGRALLEAARPTNDAALRDALDQAAKDQELAPLVRAVESVRVPA